Proteins found in one Bacillus subtilis subsp. subtilis str. 168 genomic segment:
- the hutU gene encoding urocanase (Evidence 2a: Function from experimental evidences in other organisms; PubMedId: 15313616, 17395359, 22933560; Product type e: enzyme): protein MTDVKKSIRANRGTELECLGWEQEAVLRMLRNNLDPEVAEKPEDLIVYGGIGKAARDWDAFHAIEHSLKTLKNDETLLVQSGKPVGMFRTHPQAPRVLLANSVLVPKWADWEHFHELEKKGLMMYGQMTAGSWIYIGSQGILQGTYETFAELARQHFGGSLKGTLTLTAGLGGMGGAQPLSVTMNEGVVIAVEVDEKRIDKRIETKYCDRKTASIEEALAWAEEAKLAGKPLSIALLGNAAEVHHTLLNRGVKIDIVTDQTSAHDPLIGYVPEGYSLDEADRLRQDTPELYVRLAKQSMKKHVEAMLAFQQKGSIVFDYGNNIRQVAKDEGLENAFDFPGFVPAYIRPLFCEGKGPFRWAALSGDPADIYRTDALLKELFPTNKALHRWIDMAQEKVTFQGLPSRICWLGYGERKKMGLAINELVRTGELKAPVVIGRDHLDCGSVASPNRETEAMKDGSDAVGDWAVLNALVNTAAGASWVSFHHGGGVGMGYSLHAGMVAVADGSELADERLARVLTSDPGMGIIRHADAGYERAVEVAKEQDIIVPMQK, encoded by the coding sequence ATGACTGATGTAAAAAAATCAATCCGTGCCAACAGAGGAACAGAGCTTGAATGCTTAGGATGGGAGCAAGAGGCAGTGCTTCGGATGCTTCGAAACAACCTTGATCCAGAAGTCGCCGAGAAGCCGGAGGACCTCATCGTATATGGCGGGATTGGCAAAGCCGCACGGGATTGGGACGCTTTTCACGCCATTGAGCATTCCTTGAAAACATTAAAAAATGATGAAACATTGCTCGTGCAATCCGGAAAGCCCGTTGGCATGTTCCGTACACACCCGCAGGCCCCTCGCGTGCTCCTAGCAAATTCTGTTCTTGTTCCGAAGTGGGCAGACTGGGAGCATTTCCACGAACTTGAGAAAAAAGGGTTAATGATGTACGGACAGATGACGGCTGGCAGCTGGATTTACATTGGCTCACAAGGCATATTGCAAGGAACCTATGAAACCTTCGCTGAGCTGGCGCGACAGCACTTCGGGGGCAGCTTAAAAGGAACGTTGACGCTGACAGCGGGTCTCGGCGGAATGGGAGGCGCCCAGCCGCTGTCAGTCACGATGAATGAAGGCGTCGTGATTGCCGTCGAGGTTGACGAGAAACGCATCGACAAGCGGATCGAAACAAAATACTGCGATCGAAAAACAGCATCGATTGAGGAAGCCTTAGCTTGGGCTGAAGAGGCAAAGCTGGCAGGAAAACCTTTGTCCATTGCACTTCTCGGAAACGCAGCTGAGGTGCATCACACACTTTTGAACCGAGGCGTCAAAATTGATATTGTGACAGATCAGACATCTGCCCATGACCCTTTAATCGGTTATGTTCCCGAGGGCTATTCCCTTGATGAAGCTGACCGTTTGCGTCAAGACACTCCAGAGCTTTACGTGCGCCTTGCGAAGCAAAGCATGAAAAAACATGTCGAAGCCATGCTGGCCTTTCAGCAAAAGGGCTCTATTGTATTTGACTACGGCAACAATATCCGGCAAGTCGCAAAGGATGAAGGGCTGGAGAATGCCTTCGATTTTCCGGGGTTTGTCCCTGCCTACATCCGCCCCTTATTCTGTGAAGGAAAAGGGCCGTTCCGCTGGGCGGCGCTTTCCGGAGATCCGGCAGATATTTACCGTACGGATGCGTTATTAAAAGAGCTGTTCCCGACAAATAAAGCCCTTCACCGCTGGATTGATATGGCACAGGAAAAAGTCACCTTCCAAGGCTTGCCGTCCCGTATCTGCTGGCTTGGATATGGAGAACGAAAAAAGATGGGCCTCGCCATTAACGAGCTGGTTAGAACCGGGGAGCTAAAAGCGCCTGTCGTTATTGGGAGAGATCATTTGGACTGCGGGTCTGTCGCCTCTCCAAACCGGGAAACAGAAGCGATGAAGGATGGAAGTGACGCTGTCGGTGATTGGGCTGTGCTAAATGCGCTTGTCAACACGGCGGCGGGTGCAAGCTGGGTTTCCTTCCACCATGGCGGCGGCGTCGGAATGGGCTATTCCCTTCATGCCGGCATGGTTGCAGTGGCCGATGGAAGTGAGCTGGCTGACGAGCGGCTCGCGCGGGTCTTAACGAGCGACCCAGGAATGGGCATTATCCGTCATGCGGATGCGGGTTATGAACGTGCCGTTGAAGTAGCGAAGGAACAGGACATTATCGTGCCGATGCAAAAATAA
- the hutI gene encoding imidazolone-5-propionate hydrolase (Evidence 1a: Function from experimental evidences in the studied strain; PubMedId: 16990261, 17395359, 18296777; Product type e: enzyme) has protein sequence MPKQIDTILINIGQLLTMESSGPRAGKSMQDLHVIEDAVVGIHEQKIVFAGQKGAEAGYEADEIIDCSGRLVTPGLVDPHTHLVFGGSREKEMNLKLQGISYLDILAQGGGILSTVKDTRAASEEELLQKAHFHLQRMLSYGTTTAEVKSGYGLEKETELKQLRVAKKLHESQPVDLVSTFMGAHAIPPEYQNDPDDFLDQMLSLLPEIKEQELASFADIFTETGVFTVSQSRRYLQKAAEAGFGLKIHADEIDPLGGAELAGKLKAVSADHLVGTSDEGIKKLAEAGTIAVLLPGTTFYLGKSTYARARAMIDEGVCVSLATDFNPGSSPTENIQLIMSIAALHLKMTAEEIWHAVTVNAAYAIGKGEEAGQLKAGRSADLVIWQAPNYMYIPYHYGVNHVHQVMKNGTIVVNREGAILG, from the coding sequence ATGCCAAAGCAAATTGATACGATTCTCATCAACATCGGTCAGCTTTTGACGATGGAAAGCAGCGGTCCGCGGGCAGGCAAAAGCATGCAGGATCTTCATGTGATCGAAGACGCTGTTGTCGGCATCCATGAACAGAAAATTGTGTTCGCCGGACAAAAAGGGGCTGAAGCCGGTTACGAGGCAGACGAAATCATTGACTGTTCGGGACGCCTTGTAACGCCTGGCCTCGTTGATCCGCACACCCATCTTGTATTTGGCGGATCTCGTGAAAAGGAGATGAACCTTAAGCTTCAGGGCATTTCATATTTGGATATTCTGGCGCAGGGCGGCGGGATTCTGTCTACAGTCAAGGATACCAGGGCGGCTTCAGAAGAAGAGCTGCTGCAAAAAGCCCATTTTCATCTGCAAAGAATGCTGTCCTACGGCACAACCACAGCAGAAGTGAAAAGCGGCTACGGCTTGGAAAAAGAGACAGAGCTCAAACAGTTGCGTGTCGCAAAGAAACTGCATGAAAGCCAGCCTGTTGACCTTGTTTCCACATTTATGGGAGCCCATGCGATTCCTCCCGAATATCAAAACGATCCAGATGATTTTCTGGATCAAATGCTTTCCCTTTTGCCGGAAATCAAAGAGCAGGAGCTCGCCAGCTTTGCTGATATTTTTACAGAAACAGGCGTTTTTACAGTCAGCCAATCCCGCCGTTATTTACAAAAAGCAGCTGAGGCAGGCTTCGGATTAAAAATACACGCAGATGAAATCGATCCGCTTGGAGGTGCTGAATTAGCAGGTAAGCTAAAGGCCGTCTCAGCCGACCATTTGGTAGGTACATCGGACGAAGGCATAAAGAAATTGGCTGAGGCAGGAACGATCGCCGTCCTCTTGCCGGGCACGACATTTTATCTTGGCAAAAGCACATACGCCAGGGCAAGAGCTATGATTGATGAAGGTGTATGTGTCAGCTTGGCAACGGATTTTAATCCTGGCAGCTCGCCGACTGAAAATATCCAGCTGATTATGTCCATTGCCGCGCTTCATCTGAAAATGACTGCAGAAGAAATATGGCACGCGGTCACAGTCAATGCCGCATATGCCATAGGAAAAGGAGAAGAAGCCGGTCAGCTCAAAGCTGGCCGCTCAGCTGATCTTGTCATTTGGCAAGCCCCGAACTATATGTATATTCCGTATCACTACGGGGTCAATCATGTACATCAAGTCATGAAAAATGGAACAATTGTTGTCAACAGGGAGGGAGCCATTCTTGGATAA
- the hutG gene encoding formiminoglutamate hydrolase (Evidence 2b: Function from indirect experimental evidences (e.g. phenotypes); PubMedId: 10931887, 15355972, 17395359; Product type e: enzyme): protein MDKYPFLREAGSSFKDRDVTKMSDLIATWDGQDIKGPALIGVPLSKSSISHSGASFAPGTIRQALKHSSAYSAELGEHVVSELLYDLGDIDIHVTDIVKSHHHIFQTMHALLSDHPDWVPLILGGDNSISYSTIKAIAQTKGTTAVIQFDAHHDVRNTEDGGPTNGTPFRRLLDEEIIEGQHLIQLGIREFSNSQAYEAYAKKHNVNIHTMDMIREKGLIPTIKEILPVVQDKTDFIFISVDMDVLDQSHAPGCPAIGPGGLYTDELLEAVKYIAQQPNVAGIEIVEVDPTLDFRDMTSRAAAHVLLHALKGMKLSPFK, encoded by the coding sequence TTGGATAAGTACCCTTTTCTCAGAGAGGCCGGATCTTCGTTTAAAGACCGGGATGTCACAAAAATGAGCGACCTGATCGCAACATGGGACGGCCAGGACATTAAGGGACCGGCGTTGATAGGTGTCCCCCTATCAAAATCCTCCATCAGTCATTCAGGCGCTTCCTTTGCACCCGGAACAATACGCCAGGCTCTGAAACATTCATCAGCCTATTCTGCTGAGCTTGGAGAGCACGTCGTATCAGAGCTTCTATATGACCTGGGGGATATCGATATTCATGTCACTGATATCGTAAAGTCACATCATCACATTTTCCAAACCATGCACGCTCTGCTTTCGGATCATCCGGATTGGGTGCCGCTCATACTTGGGGGAGATAACTCTATCAGCTACTCCACAATAAAAGCGATAGCACAAACAAAAGGAACGACAGCGGTGATTCAATTTGATGCCCATCACGATGTTCGCAATACGGAGGACGGGGGGCCGACAAACGGCACCCCCTTCCGCCGCCTTTTGGATGAAGAGATCATTGAAGGTCAACATTTGATCCAGCTGGGTATCAGAGAATTCAGCAACAGCCAGGCCTATGAAGCATATGCAAAAAAACATAACGTGAACATTCACACGATGGACATGATCCGGGAAAAAGGACTAATCCCAACGATAAAAGAGATTTTGCCTGTTGTTCAAGATAAAACAGATTTCATTTTTATATCTGTTGACATGGATGTCTTAGACCAGTCCCATGCACCCGGCTGTCCAGCGATTGGCCCGGGCGGCCTCTATACAGACGAATTGCTTGAAGCAGTCAAGTACATCGCACAACAGCCCAATGTTGCCGGGATTGAAATTGTTGAAGTCGACCCTACCCTCGATTTTCGAGATATGACAAGCAGAGCTGCAGCTCATGTTCTGTTACACGCATTAAAAGGAATGAAACTCTCCCCATTCAAGTGA
- the hutM gene encoding histidine degradation metabolites permease (Evidence 2b: Function from indirect experimental evidences (e.g. phenotypes); PubMedId: 7704263, 15849754, 16850406; Product type t: transporter), whose translation MNLQENSSQQLKRTMKSRHLFMISLGGVIGTGLFLSTGYTLHQAGPGGTILAYVIGGLMMYLVMQCLGELSVAMPVTGSFQKYATTFIGPSTGFMVGIMYWINWVVTVGSEFTASGILMQRWFPDSSVWMWSAIFAALLFICNAFSVKLFAETEFWFSSVKIVTIILFIILGGAAMFGLISLNGTADAPMLSNFTDHGGLFPNGFLAVFIAMISVSFAFSGTELIGVTAGESANPQKDIPRSIRNVAWRTVIFFIGAVFILSGLISWKDAGVIESPFVAVFAEIGIPYAADIMNFVILTALLSVANSGLYASTRMMWSLANENMISSRFKKVTSKGIPLNALMISMAVSCLSLVSSIVAPGTVYVVMVAIAGFAGVVVWMSIALSQLLFRKRFLKKGGDVKDLTFRTPLYPLMPIAALLLCSASCIGLAFDPNQRIALFCGVPCIILCYLIYHFKRNVTKAKKISQEEYPADHIL comes from the coding sequence GTGAATCTTCAGGAGAACAGCAGCCAACAGCTAAAACGCACAATGAAAAGCAGGCACCTATTTATGATCTCATTGGGAGGCGTCATAGGCACAGGACTTTTCCTCAGTACGGGCTATACGCTACATCAAGCCGGACCCGGCGGTACGATACTCGCTTATGTAATCGGCGGGTTGATGATGTACCTCGTCATGCAATGTCTCGGCGAATTGTCGGTTGCCATGCCGGTGACCGGCTCTTTTCAAAAATATGCTACAACATTTATCGGTCCATCTACCGGTTTTATGGTCGGCATCATGTACTGGATCAATTGGGTGGTGACGGTAGGCTCTGAGTTTACCGCATCCGGTATTCTCATGCAGCGCTGGTTCCCTGACAGCAGTGTATGGATGTGGAGTGCGATTTTTGCAGCCCTTCTTTTTATATGCAACGCATTTTCAGTTAAGTTATTTGCGGAAACTGAATTTTGGTTTTCCAGCGTAAAGATTGTCACCATTATTTTATTTATCATTTTAGGAGGAGCCGCCATGTTTGGCCTGATCTCTTTAAACGGAACGGCGGATGCTCCTATGTTGTCAAACTTCACAGATCATGGCGGGTTGTTTCCAAATGGCTTTCTCGCCGTTTTTATCGCGATGATATCTGTGAGCTTCGCCTTTTCCGGTACAGAGTTAATCGGCGTTACAGCAGGAGAATCAGCAAATCCTCAAAAGGATATACCGCGATCCATCCGTAATGTCGCATGGAGAACCGTGATTTTTTTCATTGGCGCTGTCTTCATATTATCCGGGTTGATTTCATGGAAGGACGCAGGCGTGATTGAAAGCCCGTTTGTCGCCGTATTTGCGGAGATCGGAATTCCTTACGCTGCTGATATTATGAATTTCGTAATATTAACAGCCTTGCTGTCTGTCGCCAACTCAGGCTTATATGCTTCGACCCGTATGATGTGGTCTTTAGCAAATGAAAACATGATCAGCTCCCGTTTTAAGAAAGTGACATCTAAAGGCATTCCTTTAAATGCCTTAATGATCAGTATGGCTGTATCTTGTTTATCTCTCGTTTCCAGTATCGTGGCCCCTGGAACTGTCTATGTGGTGATGGTCGCAATTGCTGGATTTGCAGGAGTCGTGGTCTGGATGAGCATTGCCTTGTCCCAACTCTTGTTTCGAAAGAGATTTTTGAAAAAAGGGGGGGATGTAAAAGATCTGACATTTCGCACGCCGCTTTATCCTCTTATGCCTATAGCCGCTCTCTTATTATGTTCTGCTTCTTGTATCGGTCTTGCTTTTGATCCCAATCAAAGAATCGCACTTTTCTGCGGAGTTCCTTGTATCATCCTTTGCTATCTCATCTACCATTTCAAAAGAAATGTTACAAAAGCGAAAAAAATCAGCCAAGAGGAATATCCAGCCGATCACATCCTATAA
- the pdp gene encoding pyrimidine-nucleoside phosphorylase (Evidence 1a: Function from experimental evidences in the studied strain; PubMedId: 8550462, 10074062, 11065368, 15530033, 16469506, 21707079; Product type e : enzyme) translates to MRMVDIIIKKQNGKELTTEEIQFFVNGYTDGSIPDYQASALAMAIFFQDMSDRERADLTMAMVNSGETIDLSAIEGIKVDKHSTGGVGDTTTLVLAPLVAALDVPVAKMSGRGLGHTGGTIDKLEAIMGFHVELTKDEFIKLVNRDKVAVIGQSGNLTPADKKLYALRDVTGTVNSIPLIASSIMSKKIAAGADAIVLDVKTGAGAFMKTEEDAAELAKAMVRIGNNVGRQTMAVISDMSQPLGFAIGNALEVKEAIDTLKGEGPEDLHELVLTLGSQMVVLAKKADTLDEARAKLEEVMKNGKALEKFKDFLKNQGGDSSIVDDPSKLPQAAYQIDVPAKEAGVVSEIVADEIGVAAMLLGAGRATKEDEIDLAVGIMLRKKVGDKVEKGEPLVTLYANRENVDEVIAKVYDNIRIAAEAKAPKLIHTLITE, encoded by the coding sequence ATGAGAATGGTAGATATCATCATCAAAAAACAAAACGGAAAAGAACTCACCACTGAAGAAATTCAATTTTTTGTGAACGGCTATACAGATGGAAGCATTCCTGATTATCAGGCAAGCGCGCTTGCTATGGCGATTTTCTTCCAGGATATGAGTGACCGTGAACGCGCGGACTTGACGATGGCTATGGTGAACTCCGGTGAAACGATTGATCTTTCTGCCATTGAAGGAATTAAAGTGGATAAACACTCTACCGGCGGCGTCGGCGACACGACAACGCTCGTTCTCGCTCCGCTTGTTGCGGCTCTTGATGTGCCGGTTGCTAAGATGTCCGGCCGCGGCCTCGGCCATACGGGCGGCACGATTGATAAGTTAGAGGCAATCATGGGCTTCCACGTGGAACTGACGAAGGATGAATTTATTAAACTTGTGAACCGCGACAAGGTTGCGGTCATCGGCCAAAGCGGCAATTTAACGCCGGCTGATAAAAAACTGTACGCGCTTCGTGATGTAACGGGAACGGTCAATTCCATTCCGCTCATTGCAAGCTCGATTATGAGCAAAAAAATCGCTGCCGGGGCGGACGCCATCGTGCTTGACGTAAAAACGGGAGCGGGCGCCTTCATGAAAACAGAAGAAGACGCAGCTGAACTTGCCAAAGCGATGGTACGCATCGGAAATAACGTCGGCCGTCAAACAATGGCTGTCATTTCAGACATGTCCCAGCCACTCGGCTTTGCGATCGGAAATGCGCTTGAAGTCAAAGAAGCGATCGACACGCTCAAAGGCGAGGGGCCTGAGGATCTTCATGAGCTTGTCTTAACGCTCGGCAGCCAGATGGTTGTGCTTGCGAAAAAAGCCGATACATTGGACGAAGCGAGAGCGAAGCTGGAAGAAGTCATGAAAAACGGCAAAGCACTTGAGAAATTCAAGGATTTCCTGAAAAACCAAGGCGGCGACAGCTCAATTGTTGACGATCCGTCTAAGCTTCCGCAAGCCGCATATCAAATTGATGTGCCTGCCAAAGAAGCGGGTGTCGTCTCTGAAATCGTCGCGGACGAAATCGGCGTCGCGGCGATGCTGTTAGGTGCCGGCCGCGCCACAAAAGAAGACGAAATCGATTTAGCCGTCGGCATCATGCTCCGCAAAAAGGTCGGCGACAAAGTAGAAAAAGGGGAACCGCTCGTAACGCTTTACGCTAACCGAGAAAACGTCGATGAAGTCATCGCAAAAGTCTATGACAACATCCGCATCGCCGCGGAAGCGAAGGCGCCGAAGCTGATTCATACGTTAATTACAGAATAA
- the nupC gene encoding pyrimidine-nucleoside Na+(H+) cotransporter (Evidence 1a: Function from experimental evidences in the studied strain; PubMedId: 8550462, 11065368, 12591866, 15849754, 16850406, 25890046; Product type t : transporter), whose product MKYLIGIIGLIVFLGLAWIASSGKKRIKIRPIVVMLILQFILGYILLNTGIGNFLVGGFAKGFGYLLEYAAEGINFVFGGLVNADQTTFFMNVLLPIVFISALIGILQKWKVLPFIIRYIGLALSKVNGMGRLESYNAVASAILGQSEVFISLKKELGLLNQQRLYTLCASAMSTVSMSIVGAYMTMLKPEYVVTALVLNLFGGFIIASIINPYEVAKEEDMLRVEEEEKQSFFEVLGEYILDGFKVAVVVAAMLIGFVAIIALINGIFNAVFGISFQGILGYVFAPFAFLVGIPWNEAVNAGSIMATKMVSNEFVAMTSLTQNGFHFSGRTTAIVSVFLVSFANFSSIGIIAGAVKGLNEKQGNVVARFGLKLLYGATLVSFLSAAIVGLIY is encoded by the coding sequence ATGAAGTATTTGATTGGGATTATCGGTTTAATCGTGTTTTTAGGCCTCGCGTGGATCGCGAGCAGCGGCAAAAAAAGAATTAAGATCCGCCCAATTGTTGTTATGCTCATTTTGCAATTTATTCTTGGCTACATTCTCCTCAATACCGGAATAGGGAATTTCCTCGTGGGAGGATTTGCAAAAGGATTCGGTTACCTGCTTGAATACGCGGCAGAGGGAATTAACTTTGTGTTTGGCGGCTTGGTGAATGCGGACCAAACGACATTCTTTATGAATGTTCTCTTGCCAATCGTGTTTATTTCCGCTCTGATCGGGATTCTGCAAAAGTGGAAAGTCCTCCCGTTTATCATTAGATATATCGGCCTTGCCCTCAGCAAGGTAAACGGTATGGGAAGATTGGAATCGTATAACGCAGTGGCTTCTGCGATTTTAGGGCAGTCAGAAGTATTTATCTCCTTGAAGAAAGAACTCGGTCTTTTAAATCAGCAGCGCTTGTACACGCTTTGCGCATCTGCGATGTCAACTGTATCAATGTCGATTGTCGGTGCGTATATGACAATGCTGAAACCGGAATATGTTGTAACAGCGCTTGTTTTGAACTTATTTGGCGGTTTCATTATCGCTTCTATTATCAATCCGTACGAGGTTGCAAAAGAAGAGGATATGCTTCGTGTTGAGGAAGAAGAAAAACAATCCTTCTTCGAAGTGCTCGGAGAATACATTCTTGACGGTTTCAAAGTAGCGGTTGTCGTCGCTGCGATGCTGATTGGATTTGTCGCGATTATTGCATTGATCAATGGCATTTTTAATGCAGTATTCGGTATTTCGTTCCAAGGCATTCTTGGATATGTGTTTGCTCCATTCGCTTTTCTTGTCGGTATCCCATGGAATGAAGCTGTTAATGCGGGAAGCATTATGGCAACAAAAATGGTATCGAATGAATTTGTCGCCATGACGTCGCTTACGCAAAACGGTTTCCATTTCAGCGGCCGTACAACAGCGATCGTATCGGTATTCCTTGTGTCATTTGCGAACTTCTCCTCAATCGGAATCATTGCCGGTGCCGTAAAAGGACTGAATGAAAAGCAAGGAAATGTCGTCGCTCGTTTCGGCTTGAAATTATTATACGGTGCTACGCTTGTCAGCTTTTTATCAGCAGCAATTGTGGGCTTGATTTACTGA
- the deoC gene encoding deoxyribose-phosphate aldolase (Evidence 1a: Function from experimental evidences in the studied strain; PubMedId: 8550462, 10074062, 11065368, 27033207; Product type e: enzyme) — MSLANIIDHTALKPHTQKADILKLIEEAKTYKFASVCVNPTWVELAAKELKGTGVDVCTVIGFPLGANTTETKAFETKDAISKGATEVDMVINIAALKDKEDDVVEADIRGVVEAVAGKALVKVIIETCLLTDEEKERACRLAVSAGADFVKTSTGFSTGGATKEDIALMRKTVGPDIGVKASGGVRTKEDVDTMVEAGASRIGASAGVSIVKGENASGGDNY, encoded by the coding sequence ATGTCATTAGCCAACATAATTGATCATACAGCTTTGAAACCGCATACACAAAAAGCGGACATTCTAAAACTAATTGAAGAAGCGAAAACATACAAATTTGCTTCAGTATGTGTCAATCCGACATGGGTGGAGCTTGCTGCAAAAGAGCTTAAGGGAACTGGAGTCGACGTTTGTACGGTCATCGGCTTCCCGCTCGGTGCCAATACAACTGAAACAAAAGCGTTCGAAACAAAAGACGCCATTTCAAAAGGCGCCACTGAAGTGGATATGGTCATTAATATTGCCGCTTTAAAAGACAAGGAAGACGATGTGGTGGAAGCTGATATCCGCGGTGTAGTGGAAGCTGTAGCCGGAAAAGCGCTTGTCAAAGTCATTATCGAAACGTGCCTTCTGACTGATGAAGAAAAAGAACGTGCATGCCGTTTAGCGGTGTCTGCGGGAGCGGATTTCGTAAAAACATCAACAGGCTTTTCTACAGGCGGCGCAACGAAGGAAGATATCGCCTTAATGCGCAAAACAGTAGGGCCTGATATCGGCGTGAAAGCATCTGGCGGCGTCAGAACGAAAGAAGATGTAGACACAATGGTAGAGGCCGGAGCAAGCCGAATTGGCGCCAGCGCAGGCGTTTCTATCGTAAAAGGAGAAAATGCATCAGGCGGAGACAACTATTAA
- the deoR gene encoding transcriptional regulator of pyrmidine deoxyribonucleosides degradation (DeoR-dR5P) (Evidence 1a: Function from experimental evidences in the studied strain; PubMedId: 8550462, 10074062, 10714997, 24863636; Product type r: regulator) codes for MDREKQQLSIEAARLYYQSDYSQQQIAEQLNISRPTVSRLLQYAKEKGYVQIRVMDPFEDLDALGSILEEKYGLLEAHVVFSPTPDYAGITHDLSRYGAEYMHETVKDGDIVGVSWGTTMYQIAQNMQPKQVKGVEVVQLKGGISHSRVNTYSAETIQLFAEAFQTMPRYLPLPVVFDNADVKRMVEKDRHIERIIEMGKQANIALFTVGTVRDEALLFRLGYFNEEEKALLKKQAVGDICSRFFDAKGNICSSAINDRTIGVELQDLRLKERSILVAGGSRKVSSIHGALTGKYANVLIIDQHTARALVNDL; via the coding sequence ATGGATCGGGAAAAACAGCAATTAAGCATAGAAGCGGCAAGGCTTTACTATCAGTCTGACTACAGTCAGCAGCAAATTGCTGAGCAGCTCAACATTTCAAGGCCAACCGTTTCCCGGCTGCTGCAATATGCAAAGGAAAAAGGGTATGTCCAGATTCGCGTCATGGACCCTTTTGAGGATTTGGATGCGCTCGGTTCCATACTTGAAGAGAAATACGGGCTCCTTGAGGCGCATGTTGTGTTTTCCCCGACACCCGATTATGCAGGAATTACACATGACCTAAGCCGCTATGGTGCAGAATATATGCATGAAACGGTAAAAGACGGCGACATTGTCGGCGTCAGCTGGGGAACCACCATGTATCAAATCGCGCAAAACATGCAGCCGAAGCAGGTAAAAGGCGTCGAGGTCGTCCAGCTGAAAGGCGGCATCAGCCATTCCCGGGTAAACACGTATTCGGCTGAAACGATTCAGCTGTTTGCAGAGGCTTTTCAAACGATGCCGCGCTATCTCCCGCTTCCCGTCGTGTTTGATAATGCGGATGTGAAGCGAATGGTGGAGAAAGACCGTCATATTGAACGGATCATTGAGATGGGCAAGCAGGCGAATATCGCTCTCTTTACGGTCGGGACTGTCCGTGATGAAGCGCTGTTGTTTCGGCTCGGATATTTTAACGAAGAAGAGAAAGCCCTGCTGAAAAAACAGGCCGTCGGGGATATTTGTTCACGCTTTTTTGATGCGAAAGGGAATATTTGCAGCAGCGCCATCAATGACCGGACCATCGGTGTTGAGCTTCAAGACCTTAGACTGAAGGAACGCTCCATTTTAGTTGCCGGCGGAAGCAGAAAAGTATCTTCCATTCACGGAGCATTAACCGGAAAATATGCCAACGTTTTAATCATTGACCAGCATACCGCGAGGGCGCTTGTTAATGATTTGTGA